A window of Candidatus Eisenbacteria bacterium genomic DNA:
CCTGGCGCATGGTCGCCTCCTGAATGGTGGTGATGCGATACCGCGGTTACGTGTTCTCGGAGGAGATCAGGCGGTGGGAGGCGCGCGTCCCTGGGGAACGACGAGGTCGGGGTGCTCGAGGAGCGCCGACGCGGCGGGAGCCATTCGCTCCGCGGCGCGAAGCGGCTCGGGGGCCGTGCTCCGGCGCGCGAGATCGGCGGGAGATCCGTGGGCGAGCTTGCAGACTTCGCAGGTGGCCCCGGTCGGGTGATCGTGGGCAAGCGCCGCGCCCAGGCCCGAGAGGAACAGGACCAGGGCGAAGACCGCCGGGATCAGCGTCCGGATTCGGGCGAGGCTCATACCTGACTCAACCATAGCAGCAAGCGAGGGGTTCCCCCAAGGGCGGGGTCCGGCGTTCCCAAAGAGTCTCGGCCGGAGCGGCTCACCCCTTCCGGGCGGCCCAGATCATCCCCACGCCCCACACGATCAGGAGCACGGGCCAGTAGCGCAGGATGTTGCCGTGGAGGTATCCGAATTCCTTCAGGAGCAGCATCACGCCGATCGCGATCAGCGTGAGCGGAAACGCGATGCTGTTTCCCTTACCGAACAAGAGCCGCCTCCTTGCGGGATTCGCGCGTCACGCGCAGGCGCATCAGGTGCCCGTCCACGAGAATCCGGACGACCGGGCCCTTGCCTTCCGCCGTCCAGAACGCCGCCTTGCCCTTCACGCGTCCGCTCACGTGCTCGAGGAAGTCCTCCGGCAGCGAGGGCCACGTGAGCCTCGACGTGTACTCCACTCGGGCGGGGCAACCGGGGGGGAGATCGATCTCGACGTTGGACAGGAATCCCTTCACGAGGATCTCCCGCGGACGACCGTCCCCGACGCGGAGCTTCACCGAAGAGCTCACGACACGGGTCGAGCACGCGAGGAGCACGCCGCGCGTGAAGTCGACGGTTCCGAACGCGAAGTAGTTGGAGGTGTCCCATCGGAGCGGAACCCGCTCGGGCAGCCGCACGTCGAACGAGCTTCCGAACGCAGCGAGATCCCCGGTGCCCGGCTTCGCGGGCCAGGTGAGATGTCCCGCGTTCTTCTCGACCTTCCACCCGAGCGCCGTGCTCTCGCGACCGAGGAGGTCCCGGCCGCTCACGGCGACTTTCCCGCGCTGGCCCGGTTCCACCGACACCGTGTACGAGCCGCCGATCGTGCGGCCTCGGAGCTGGATCCATCCCGCCCCCGCAGTTCCGAGGTCGATCACGGTGGTCTGCGATGGCGGCTCCTGCTTCGCGGCTTGCTTCGAGAGCCAGTACCCGCCCGCGACGAACGCGCCCGCGACGAGCGCCAGCGCGAAGACGCTCAGGGCGATGTTCTTGAGCGCCTTGCCGATGAGGACGAGCGCGAACGCGAGGAGGAGGACGGGCCAGAAACGCATCAACCAGGGCCAGACGCCCGACGGGAGCACGCCGAGCGCGGCGGCCAGGAACAGGCCGCCAAACCCGAGGAAGAGCAAGCCAATGAGTAGCTTGAAGAAGCTCATGTGCGGGTAGCGGTATCACGACGACGCGCTCTTTTCAAGCGAGTGCGGGTCGAAGCTTCGCGGTGGAACTGTCCCCGGGGACCGTTGGGGCAGGCCTTGGCGGTGCCCTTCCGTGAAGGTCACGACCATCTCGGCTCCTGCACTCAGCCGAGACCTCACGCGTCGGATAAGACGATGGAGATATGGTACTAAGGTACCACTCGCCCCTGACTTAAGGTATCTTACTTAAGATACCTTCACTTTTCGCTTGCCATCATGGCATCCGCCCGGCATCCTGC
This region includes:
- a CDS encoding DUF5668 domain-containing protein, with the translated sequence MFGKGNSIAFPLTLIAIGVMLLLKEFGYLHGNILRYWPVLLIVWGVGMIWAARKG